From Psychroflexus torquis ATCC 700755, the proteins below share one genomic window:
- the rlmD gene encoding 23S rRNA (uracil(1939)-C(5))-methyltransferase RlmD, producing MARRKNTKKTFENVEVLDAGSKGKGIGRADDGRVLIIDQVVPGDIVDVTTYKKRKSYYQAKPNQFVKLSSKRTEPVCQHFGVCGGCKWQNMAYEHQLFYKEKEVLENLKRIGKIEIAKTHPILGSEKIYFYRNKMEFSFSNSRWLTEKEISSEVDITDKNALGFHIPGMWDKILNLEKCHLQGDPSNAIRNKIRDFATEHDLEFFNPRDKTGLLRTLMIRTSSTGEFMILIQFFKEQKEKRKLLLDYIIKEFPEVNSLLYVINEKGNDTIYDQEICTYYGEDHIFEEMEGLKFKINAKSFYQTNSEQAYELYKITRSFANLTGEELVYDLYTGTGTIAQFVAKKAKHVVGIESVLEAIEDAKSNAKLNGIENTSFFAGDMKKLFNSEFIEKHGQPDVIITDPPRDGMHKDVIQQILNVKPKRIVYVSCNSATQARDLELMDEFYKVDESQAVDMFPQTHHVENVVCLSLRA from the coding sequence ATGGCAAGACGAAAAAATACTAAAAAAACCTTCGAAAACGTAGAAGTCCTGGATGCTGGAAGTAAAGGGAAAGGCATTGGTAGAGCAGATGATGGCAGAGTCTTAATTATAGACCAAGTCGTCCCCGGTGATATTGTAGATGTTACCACTTACAAGAAGAGAAAATCATATTACCAGGCCAAACCTAATCAATTCGTAAAATTATCGTCCAAAAGAACTGAGCCTGTCTGTCAACATTTTGGAGTTTGTGGTGGATGTAAGTGGCAAAATATGGCTTACGAACACCAGTTGTTTTACAAAGAAAAAGAAGTTTTAGAAAATTTAAAACGAATTGGTAAAATTGAAATAGCAAAAACTCATCCCATTTTGGGAAGTGAAAAGATTTATTTCTATAGAAATAAAATGGAATTTTCCTTTAGCAACAGTCGATGGCTAACTGAAAAAGAAATTTCAAGTGAAGTCGACATTACAGATAAAAATGCACTTGGATTTCATATTCCAGGGATGTGGGATAAGATCTTGAACCTTGAAAAATGTCATCTTCAAGGAGACCCTAGTAACGCCATTAGAAATAAAATAAGAGATTTTGCTACTGAACATGATCTAGAATTTTTCAACCCGAGAGATAAAACTGGATTGCTTAGAACCCTGATGATAAGAACGAGTTCTACGGGTGAATTCATGATTTTGATTCAATTTTTTAAAGAACAAAAGGAAAAGCGAAAGCTTCTCCTAGACTATATTATTAAAGAATTTCCTGAAGTTAACTCCCTTCTTTACGTTATCAACGAAAAAGGAAACGACACTATTTACGATCAGGAAATTTGTACCTATTACGGAGAAGATCATATTTTTGAAGAGATGGAGGGTTTAAAATTTAAAATTAATGCCAAATCCTTTTATCAAACCAATTCTGAGCAAGCTTACGAGCTTTACAAAATCACCAGAAGTTTTGCGAACTTAACGGGTGAAGAACTGGTTTACGATTTATATACGGGAACGGGGACTATAGCTCAATTTGTGGCTAAAAAAGCCAAACATGTTGTAGGTATAGAATCTGTACTTGAAGCTATTGAAGATGCTAAATCAAACGCAAAACTCAACGGTATTGAGAATACATCGTTTTTTGCTGGAGATATGAAGAAGCTATTTAATTCAGAATTTATTGAAAAGCATGGACAACCCGATGTCATTATAACCGATCCACCACGTGATGGAATGCATAAAGATGTGATCCAACAGATACTAAATGTAAAACCTAAACGTATTGTCTATGTGAGCTGTAATTCTGCCACTCAAGCTAGAGATTTAGAACTCATGGATGAATTTTATAAAGTGGATGAAAGCCAAGCCGTAGATATGTTTCCTCAAACCCATCATGTTGAAAATGTGGTTTGCTTAAGCTTAAGAGCATGA